A genomic stretch from Dethiosulfovibrio faecalis includes:
- a CDS encoding LysR family transcriptional regulator — MDRRGPYLNLSTIKYFLNIVEEKSISKAAQKLHMSQSALSQQLKQLEEEMDTLLLERSNHGISLTKSGDLFYCYAQIFEELYEKMRSEMELLKHRSISVIRVSSSTSICEYLVPCALTAYQRRNPSIRFNNICNYTEEVLEDVRNFRSDIGFISQEKGSDEDLFVHKLMDNRLAIISSPKNRAIEDIRSLCELANMNLLLCPKKSGLRGIIDKAFSDNGVSPEKLNVVMEMGSLEALKASVANDDGVSIVPYVTIKKELYLEMLKQHIIPDVDMSCPVSIVYHRSSLQMPELDSFIEFMLHEGKDSFC, encoded by the coding sequence ATGGACAGGAGGGGACCGTATTTGAACCTATCGACCATAAAGTATTTCCTTAACATAGTTGAGGAAAAGAGCATCTCCAAGGCCGCTCAAAAACTCCATATGAGCCAGTCGGCATTAAGTCAGCAGCTTAAACAGCTTGAGGAAGAGATGGATACATTGCTTTTAGAGAGGAGCAATCATGGTATCTCCCTGACTAAGTCGGGGGATCTCTTTTATTGTTATGCCCAGATATTCGAGGAGTTATACGAGAAGATGAGGTCCGAGATGGAGCTTCTGAAACATCGATCAATATCCGTTATCCGCGTGAGTTCGTCCACCAGCATCTGCGAGTACCTTGTACCCTGTGCCTTGACGGCTTACCAGAGGAGAAATCCCTCTATTAGATTCAACAACATCTGTAACTATACCGAGGAGGTCCTGGAGGACGTCAGAAATTTTCGGTCCGATATAGGGTTCATCTCCCAGGAGAAGGGGAGTGACGAGGACCTTTTTGTGCACAAGTTGATGGACAATAGGTTGGCGATAATAAGTTCCCCAAAAAATAGAGCGATCGAAGATATTCGATCGCTCTGCGAGCTCGCTAACATGAACCTATTGTTGTGTCCTAAAAAGTCCGGTCTTCGTGGAATAATAGATAAAGCTTTCTCCGATAACGGAGTGTCTCCGGAAAAACTGAACGTGGTAATGGAGATGGGCAGCTTAGAGGCATTGAAAGCATCTGTGGCGAACGATGATGGAGTTTCTATAGTTCCTTACGTTACAATTAAAAAAGAGCTTTATCTTGAGATGTTGAAACAACATATTATTCCGGATGTGGACATGAGCTGCCCCGTCTCGATAGTCTATCATCGGTCGTCTCTTCAGATGCCCGAGTTGGATTCTTTTATAGAGTTTATGCTTCATGAGGGGAAGGATAGTTTTTGCTGA
- a CDS encoding YeeE/YedE thiosulfate transporter family protein produces the protein MERAKRSTRKKKANQLPIALLLLVVIVAVGFYLSNFSPSNPSFWFFGILLGLTLRASRFCFTASMRDPVLTGGTNLTKAVIVAIALATVGFAAIQYKASVTGQPIPGNISPVGVHIAIGAFMFGIGMVIAGGCASGTLMRVGEGFSMQWLSLVFFIVGSVWGARDFNYWKPTFIDGSVKIFLPDVLGWFPALVVQFGLLMGLFILADWFSNRKSLEK, from the coding sequence GTGGAGAGAGCAAAGAGATCTACACGGAAGAAGAAGGCAAATCAACTCCCAATCGCCCTTCTTTTACTGGTTGTTATTGTAGCTGTAGGATTTTATTTAAGCAACTTCAGTCCTAGTAACCCATCTTTTTGGTTTTTTGGAATATTACTGGGATTGACCCTAAGAGCCTCTCGTTTCTGTTTCACCGCTTCTATGAGGGATCCGGTTCTTACTGGTGGAACGAACCTAACCAAGGCGGTGATAGTCGCCATCGCACTGGCCACTGTAGGATTTGCGGCTATTCAGTACAAAGCCAGCGTAACTGGGCAACCCATTCCCGGAAACATCTCTCCTGTGGGAGTTCACATAGCCATCGGAGCGTTTATGTTCGGGATAGGCATGGTCATAGCAGGAGGCTGCGCTTCAGGAACCCTGATGAGAGTAGGAGAAGGCTTTTCTATGCAGTGGCTCTCACTGGTATTCTTCATCGTCGGCTCTGTATGGGGAGCTCGTGACTTCAATTACTGGAAACCGACATTTATCGATGGAAGCGTAAAGATATTTCTTCCCGACGTACTGGGATGGTTCCCCGCTTTGGTCGTTCAATTTGGCCTTCTGATGGGGCTTTTCATCCTGGCAGACTGGTTTAGCAACAGAAAAAGCCTAGAAAAATAA
- a CDS encoding sulfurtransferase TusA family protein — MAKEYTLDCLGEACPIPLIKAQKKMAEMSVGDTITIEIDHSCAVKNVPEWANKEGYNCEIEEIDDGQWEIWIEKTK, encoded by the coding sequence ATGGCGAAAGAATACACTCTCGACTGCCTCGGGGAAGCCTGCCCCATACCGCTTATAAAGGCCCAGAAAAAAATGGCCGAGATGTCCGTCGGCGATACCATAACAATAGAGATCGATCACAGTTGTGCGGTAAAGAACGTCCCAGAGTGGGCCAACAAAGAGGGTTACAACTGCGAGATAGAGGAGATCGACGACGGGCAGTGGGAGATTTGGATCGAGAAGACGAAATGA
- a CDS encoding YeeE/YedE thiosulfate transporter family protein — protein sequence MNIRDNKYYRHFLKTPWPYYAGAVILAVLNIAIFASSGKPWGVTSPFALWGTWIYETLGGSVDTWVYYAGSHGKALSKGLLANGGSIRNIGIIVGALLATLLASEFKIKKIKSLRQMVAAILGGLLMGYGARIAFGCNIGALFSGVASMALSGWIYLAFMFLGAFVGSKLLVKFFM from the coding sequence GTGAATATAAGGGATAACAAATACTACAGGCATTTCCTTAAAACCCCTTGGCCTTATTACGCAGGTGCGGTTATCCTGGCGGTCCTCAACATCGCTATTTTCGCTTCATCCGGCAAACCTTGGGGAGTGACATCTCCTTTCGCCCTTTGGGGAACCTGGATCTACGAGACATTGGGAGGATCGGTCGATACATGGGTATACTACGCTGGTAGTCACGGAAAGGCGTTATCCAAGGGATTGTTAGCCAACGGAGGAAGCATCAGAAACATAGGTATAATCGTAGGAGCCCTCCTTGCGACATTGTTGGCATCGGAGTTCAAGATAAAGAAGATAAAGAGCCTGAGACAGATGGTAGCCGCCATTCTAGGTGGTCTCCTCATGGGATACGGGGCCAGAATTGCCTTCGGATGTAATATAGGAGCCCTTTTCAGCGGGGTGGCCTCCATGGCCCTATCCGGATGGATCTATTTGGCGTTCATGTTTCTGGGGGCCTTCGTGGGCAGCAAACTGCTGGTGAAATTCTTCATGTGA
- a CDS encoding NAD(P)/FAD-dependent oxidoreductase: MAKKREDYDVVIIGAGSAGLTAGIYCGRARLNTLVIEQGLVGGLITSTQGLENYPGFPEGVGGEELMNLFYKQAKRFGCKFKLTGVKEVELTGTDKIVHTFRNEYHAKSVIIATGVKPKPIGCDGEAELIGKGISFCSTCDANNCIGKDVYVVGGGDSAVEEAMYLTKFANKVTLIHRRDQLRAAKSIQERAFECKCLEFVWDSVVKSIGGTDCVTSMVIENVKTKEQRTILPGEGTKDFIVFPYVGLTPKTQIFQDQVEMDQGFIKANEKMETSCPGVYVAGDVRTKTLRQVITAASDGAIAAVEAENYILAR, encoded by the coding sequence ATGGCTAAGAAGAGAGAGGACTACGACGTAGTTATCATAGGGGCAGGGTCAGCGGGACTGACGGCAGGTATATACTGCGGAAGAGCCAGGCTCAACACCCTGGTAATAGAACAGGGATTGGTCGGCGGATTGATAACCTCCACACAGGGTCTAGAGAACTACCCTGGCTTTCCCGAAGGGGTCGGCGGAGAGGAATTGATGAACCTCTTTTACAAACAGGCCAAAAGGTTTGGATGCAAATTCAAGCTTACAGGAGTAAAAGAGGTCGAACTAACAGGGACGGATAAAATAGTCCATACCTTTAGGAACGAGTACCACGCCAAAAGCGTAATAATAGCCACGGGGGTAAAACCCAAACCAATCGGTTGCGACGGAGAAGCCGAACTCATAGGCAAGGGTATTTCCTTCTGTTCCACCTGCGACGCTAACAACTGCATCGGCAAGGACGTCTACGTCGTAGGCGGAGGAGACTCCGCGGTAGAGGAAGCCATGTACCTTACCAAGTTCGCCAACAAGGTGACTTTGATCCACAGAAGAGATCAACTTAGAGCGGCTAAATCCATACAGGAGAGAGCCTTCGAATGCAAATGCCTCGAGTTCGTATGGGATTCGGTCGTTAAGTCCATCGGAGGCACGGACTGCGTGACATCCATGGTTATAGAAAACGTAAAGACCAAAGAACAGAGGACTATCCTCCCTGGAGAGGGAACGAAGGACTTTATCGTCTTCCCCTATGTAGGACTGACGCCTAAGACCCAGATCTTCCAGGACCAGGTCGAGATGGACCAAGGCTTCATAAAAGCCAACGAAAAGATGGAGACATCCTGCCCGGGCGTGTACGTGGCAGGGGACGTCAGGACAAAGACCCTCCGACAGGTCATCACAGCAGCCTCGGATGGCGCAATAGCAGCGGTGGAAGCGGAAAACTACATACTTGCCAGGTAA
- a CDS encoding arsenate reductase ArsC encodes MRILFLCTGNSCRSQMAEGWARHTWGDRYTAFSAGSDPHGLDPLAVRVMAEAGVDISGHRSKSVTEFFDSSMDLVITVCDKARGTCPVFPGDAEMIHAGFEDPPALAREAQSEEEALFFYRRVRDEIKAFVESLPEIVG; translated from the coding sequence ATGAGGATATTGTTTCTGTGCACCGGGAATTCCTGTAGAAGTCAGATGGCGGAGGGTTGGGCCAGACACACATGGGGGGATCGATACACAGCTTTCTCCGCCGGATCGGACCCTCATGGCCTGGACCCTCTAGCAGTAAGGGTTATGGCCGAGGCGGGAGTGGATATCTCTGGACATCGATCCAAGAGCGTTACAGAGTTTTTTGATTCGTCCATGGACTTGGTTATAACCGTTTGCGACAAGGCCAGAGGCACCTGTCCGGTCTTTCCCGGCGATGCCGAGATGATTCACGCGGGATTCGAGGACCCTCCGGCGTTGGCAAGAGAGGCCCAGAGCGAGGAAGAGGCGCTGTTTTTTTACCGAAGGGTTCGAGACGAGATCAAGGCCTTCGTGGAGAGCTTGCCCGAAATTGTAGGATGA
- a CDS encoding permease yields MEDKRKFAWILGVFLLAYWLPIDSQGVRSGAVEALAMLHEYAREHVLLCLIPAFFIAGAISVFVSQQAVMKYLGGQAKKWVAYSVAAVSGTILAVCSCTVLPLFAGIYKRGAGLGPATAFLYSGPAINVLSIILTARVLGFKLGVARAVGAIIFSVLIGISMAFIFRGEEEARQKGFAQLPDDGSERPLWKTVWHMASMVAFLVFANWAAPKAPGGVWEAVYSVKWYVAAAAFLSTSVATVAWFDGDEKREWMDSTFGYALQVLPLLFGGVLVAGFLLGRPGHEALIPGEWVASLVGGNSVGANFFASISGAFMYFATLTEVPILQGLLGSGMGQGPALALLLAGPALSLPNMLVIRSVIGTKKTVAYVGLVVVMSTIVGTIFGYIS; encoded by the coding sequence TTGGAGGATAAAAGGAAATTTGCTTGGATATTAGGGGTGTTTCTCCTTGCCTACTGGCTTCCTATCGACTCTCAGGGGGTGCGGTCCGGTGCGGTGGAGGCCTTGGCTATGCTCCACGAGTACGCCAGGGAACACGTGCTGCTGTGTCTGATACCGGCTTTCTTCATTGCCGGGGCCATCTCCGTCTTCGTCAGTCAACAGGCGGTCATGAAATACCTGGGGGGGCAGGCTAAAAAATGGGTGGCCTATTCGGTTGCGGCGGTCTCCGGGACCATCCTGGCCGTGTGTTCCTGCACCGTGTTGCCTCTTTTCGCCGGTATATACAAAAGAGGAGCCGGTCTCGGGCCTGCCACTGCGTTTCTGTATTCCGGACCGGCCATAAACGTTTTGTCGATCATACTTACCGCCAGGGTCCTGGGGTTCAAACTGGGTGTAGCCAGAGCAGTAGGAGCGATAATCTTTTCCGTGTTAATCGGAATCTCCATGGCGTTCATCTTTCGTGGCGAGGAGGAGGCACGGCAGAAGGGGTTCGCCCAGCTTCCCGACGACGGTTCCGAAAGGCCTCTTTGGAAGACGGTTTGGCATATGGCCAGCATGGTGGCTTTTTTGGTCTTCGCCAACTGGGCTGCGCCGAAGGCTCCCGGTGGAGTTTGGGAGGCCGTTTATTCCGTCAAATGGTACGTTGCGGCGGCAGCCTTCCTATCCACATCGGTGGCTACGGTCGCTTGGTTTGACGGGGATGAAAAGCGGGAATGGATGGATTCCACCTTCGGCTATGCCCTTCAGGTATTGCCCCTTTTGTTTGGCGGGGTCCTGGTTGCTGGCTTTCTGCTGGGACGGCCCGGACACGAGGCCCTCATTCCAGGCGAATGGGTAGCCTCTTTGGTGGGAGGAAACTCGGTGGGGGCCAATTTCTTCGCCTCCATCTCCGGGGCCTTCATGTACTTCGCCACCTTGACGGAGGTGCCAATACTCCAGGGGCTTCTGGGGTCCGGAATGGGTCAGGGACCTGCCCTGGCGCTTCTGCTGGCGGGGCCTGCCCTGTCTTTGCCCAATATGCTGGTCATTAGAAGCGTCATAGGCACTAAAAAGACCGTTGCCTACGTGGGGCTGGTGGTCGTCATGTCCACCATAGTGGGAACCATATTCGGGTACATCTCATGA
- a CDS encoding thioredoxin family protein produces MTVKILILGTGCPKCKKLAELAEAAAKELGLDYSVEKVTDISEIMEFGVAGTPGLVVNDKVVSAGRIPTPLAVKRLISEAL; encoded by the coding sequence ATGACAGTTAAGATTCTGATACTGGGGACAGGCTGTCCCAAGTGCAAGAAACTTGCCGAACTGGCCGAGGCCGCTGCAAAGGAGTTGGGTTTGGATTACTCGGTGGAGAAGGTAACCGATATCTCCGAGATCATGGAGTTCGGCGTGGCCGGTACGCCGGGTTTGGTGGTAAACGACAAGGTTGTGTCGGCTGGAAGGATTCCGACCCCTCTGGCGGTCAAGAGGCTCATCTCCGAGGCTCTTTAG
- a CDS encoding ArsR/SmtB family transcription factor, translating into MADKDRTVAVFKALAHPLRLEIVRRLGGGEVCACEIARWFESDRTTVSKHLAVLRDAEVLKDRREGQKILYSIALPCVSDMIRCVDSDRCAPICPKGGCRDDS; encoded by the coding sequence ATGGCGGATAAGGACCGGACCGTCGCCGTGTTCAAGGCCTTGGCCCATCCCCTCAGGCTGGAGATAGTCAGGAGGCTGGGCGGAGGCGAGGTTTGCGCTTGCGAGATAGCCCGGTGGTTCGAGTCGGATAGGACCACGGTCAGCAAGCATCTGGCTGTGTTGAGAGATGCAGAGGTACTGAAGGATCGCAGGGAGGGACAGAAGATCCTATATTCCATCGCTTTGCCCTGCGTTTCCGACATGATAAGGTGCGTCGACTCCGATCGATGCGCGCCTATTTGTCCTAAAGGAGGTTGTCGAGATGACAGTTAA
- a CDS encoding M20 metallopeptidase family protein — protein sequence MSVSNSFKDHASDIERKMTDWYRHLHRYPELSFREIETSRWIAERLEEMGIDDVRVGCGDFPSGVVAEIGKEGPTVALRADMDALPVVEDTGLPFESENAGVMHACGHDAHMAILLGAAEILSSRKESLPGRIRLVFQPSEEASVPRSGADAMVDAGVLDGVDGIFGLHVWQPLESGILGWSDGPLMGSSDFWKVSIEGKGGHGAMPHQTADPTVAAGAFLMALQTIASRQTDPLDSVVVSVGNLRAGEAFNVIPDVVTIEGTARTLSREIRDELPGRIETLAVNTARAFGCGAKLEYLKNLPPVINDGEMARRISEVASGLFGEDRVRKIRPTMASEDFSFYLEKVPGAFVFLGMGGEGGADWPHHHPKFRVNESVLADGASLLSSVAWDFLNKRD from the coding sequence TTGTCCGTTTCGAATTCGTTTAAAGACCATGCCAGCGATATAGAGAGAAAGATGACAGACTGGTATCGTCATCTACACAGATATCCGGAGCTTTCCTTCAGGGAAATTGAGACGAGCCGTTGGATAGCCGAGAGGCTGGAGGAGATGGGAATCGACGACGTCCGAGTAGGGTGCGGCGATTTTCCCTCCGGCGTAGTGGCCGAGATAGGGAAAGAAGGGCCTACCGTGGCACTTAGGGCCGATATGGACGCCCTTCCGGTAGTCGAGGATACCGGGCTCCCTTTCGAGTCGGAGAACGCAGGGGTGATGCACGCCTGCGGACACGACGCCCATATGGCCATATTGCTCGGTGCCGCCGAGATACTTTCGTCGAGGAAAGAATCTCTTCCCGGTCGGATTCGACTCGTCTTTCAGCCGTCGGAGGAGGCCTCGGTGCCTCGATCCGGTGCGGACGCCATGGTGGATGCCGGCGTACTGGACGGAGTCGACGGCATATTCGGTCTTCACGTCTGGCAGCCTCTGGAGTCGGGGATCCTCGGATGGTCGGACGGTCCCCTCATGGGATCCTCCGATTTCTGGAAGGTCTCTATCGAGGGTAAGGGAGGTCACGGAGCCATGCCCCATCAGACGGCGGATCCTACAGTGGCTGCCGGAGCCTTCCTAATGGCGTTGCAGACCATCGCCAGCCGTCAGACCGACCCTCTCGACAGCGTGGTGGTCAGCGTGGGGAACCTGAGGGCGGGAGAGGCGTTCAACGTGATCCCCGACGTAGTGACGATCGAGGGAACTGCCAGGACCCTCTCTAGGGAGATAAGGGACGAGCTGCCGGGAAGGATCGAGACACTGGCGGTCAACACCGCTAGGGCCTTTGGATGCGGTGCGAAGCTGGAATATCTCAAAAACCTGCCTCCGGTCATAAACGACGGGGAAATGGCCCGGCGGATTTCCGAGGTCGCTTCGGGGCTCTTCGGGGAGGACAGGGTGAGAAAGATCCGTCCGACCATGGCGTCGGAGGACTTTAGTTTCTATCTCGAGAAGGTGCCGGGGGCCTTCGTCTTCCTGGGGATGGGAGGCGAAGGAGGAGCGGACTGGCCTCATCATCATCCGAAGTTCAGGGTGAACGAGTCGGTCCTGGCCGACGGAGCCTCTCTTCTCTCGTCGGTGGCGTGGGATTTCCTGAATAAAAGAGATTGA
- a CDS encoding YfcC family protein: MEKKRWYHKIPNPYVLLFMIIIAAGIMTYIVPAGEFDRAQVGTRMGVVAGTYHHVEQSPVGFFDLFKALPMGMVKAASIIFITLISGALFNLLNATGALENAVGVIVRRIGVNKSNRLIWLMTFVFGFLGATVGFENNIALVPIAVLVALAFGGDLMVGAGMAVAGIGVGFATSPINPYTVGVGDVIAGLPMFSGALLRTGFCVASLALVAHHTCRYLGKIKKDPSASLVTGIGTEGLSLTHPIEEYSLCGKDKIVLASFLLGMATILFGVFTWGWYITEISAVFIIMAVVAGLLAGMNSDEIIAKMVKGAGDIVGGALIIGVARGIQVILDAGHIGDTIVQTLAAPLADLPVTLSAILMTVVHSVINFFIPSGSGQAMATLPIMIPLSDLIGMTRQTAILAFQVGDGVMNLLVPTLGGLLAMIALARVPFDRWFRFAFPLALKILVMSWVFLAAAVAINWGPA, from the coding sequence GTGGAGAAAAAACGTTGGTATCATAAAATACCCAATCCGTATGTCCTTCTTTTCATGATCATAATAGCGGCAGGGATAATGACCTATATAGTTCCGGCCGGGGAGTTCGATAGGGCTCAGGTGGGTACCCGTATGGGAGTGGTAGCCGGTACCTATCATCACGTGGAGCAGTCTCCAGTCGGTTTTTTCGACCTTTTCAAGGCCCTTCCCATGGGGATGGTCAAGGCTGCCAGCATCATATTCATCACCCTTATCTCCGGGGCCCTTTTCAACCTTCTTAACGCCACAGGGGCTTTGGAGAACGCAGTGGGAGTGATAGTCCGCCGTATAGGGGTGAACAAGAGCAATCGCCTCATATGGCTTATGACCTTCGTGTTCGGATTTCTAGGCGCTACTGTAGGCTTTGAGAACAACATCGCTCTGGTTCCCATAGCCGTTTTGGTGGCTTTGGCCTTCGGCGGAGATCTCATGGTCGGTGCGGGAATGGCCGTCGCAGGTATCGGTGTGGGATTCGCCACGTCGCCTATAAATCCCTACACCGTAGGGGTAGGAGACGTCATAGCCGGTCTCCCCATGTTCTCAGGAGCCCTGTTGAGGACCGGTTTCTGCGTGGCGAGTCTGGCTTTGGTGGCCCATCATACCTGTAGATATCTGGGCAAGATAAAGAAGGATCCCTCCGCCAGCCTGGTCACAGGGATCGGCACTGAGGGACTTTCACTGACCCATCCCATAGAGGAATATTCTCTCTGCGGGAAGGACAAGATCGTCCTCGCGTCCTTCCTTCTGGGGATGGCCACCATATTGTTCGGCGTGTTCACCTGGGGATGGTATATCACCGAGATCTCGGCGGTCTTCATAATAATGGCGGTTGTGGCCGGGCTTTTGGCCGGTATGAACTCGGACGAGATTATAGCCAAGATGGTAAAGGGAGCGGGCGACATAGTGGGAGGAGCCTTGATCATAGGCGTGGCCAGAGGAATCCAGGTCATACTGGACGCCGGTCATATAGGCGATACCATAGTCCAGACCCTGGCGGCCCCGCTCGCCGATCTGCCTGTCACCCTCTCTGCCATATTGATGACGGTGGTGCACAGCGTCATCAACTTCTTCATTCCCTCCGGCAGCGGTCAGGCAATGGCTACCCTGCCCATAATGATTCCCCTCAGCGACCTCATAGGCATGACTCGTCAGACCGCCATACTGGCCTTCCAGGTGGGAGACGGGGTGATGAACCTCCTGGTCCCGACGTTGGGCGGCCTTCTCGCCATGATCGCTCTTGCCAGAGTTCCCTTCGATCGCTGGTTCCGCTTTGCCTTTCCTCTGGCTCTGAAGATACTCGTCATGAGCTGGGTTTTCCTGGCGGCCGCCGTGGCGATAAACTGGGGTCCGGCGTAA
- a CDS encoding IclR family transcriptional regulator has translation MSNGLTGKVMKLLEILFLAGGTMDLKELSERSDIPKSTVHRILTSLGKDRWVIQDPRTRLYRLGPRMMIFAKGRQMRQELVRQSDIPMRDLVKEAGETTVLAVPDGEVARCIHIVETPKAIKFSFSVGGELPIYAGAMGKILLAYCQETFREWMLDQTLRPFTENTLIDSIKLREELSAIRERGYSISIEEINPGGMAIGAPVLSPRGDLIAGLILSGPRFKFEDKSEDLVIPVMETAKRIERNLA, from the coding sequence ATGTCCAACGGACTGACGGGAAAGGTCATGAAGCTTCTCGAGATCCTCTTTCTGGCCGGAGGAACCATGGACCTGAAGGAGCTATCGGAAAGAAGCGACATACCGAAGAGCACGGTGCACCGCATATTGACGTCCCTCGGAAAAGACAGATGGGTTATCCAGGACCCCAGGACCAGACTCTATCGCCTCGGACCGAGGATGATGATCTTCGCGAAGGGACGTCAGATGAGGCAGGAACTTGTCAGGCAGAGCGATATCCCTATGAGGGATCTGGTGAAAGAGGCAGGAGAGACCACGGTCCTGGCCGTACCGGATGGCGAGGTGGCTCGATGCATCCACATAGTGGAGACCCCCAAGGCGATAAAGTTTTCCTTCTCGGTGGGAGGAGAGCTGCCCATATACGCCGGAGCGATGGGAAAGATCCTCCTGGCGTACTGTCAGGAGACCTTCAGAGAGTGGATGCTCGATCAAACTCTAAGACCTTTTACGGAAAACACCCTCATAGACTCAATAAAATTGAGGGAGGAGCTGTCAGCGATTCGAGAGAGAGGGTATTCCATCAGCATCGAGGAGATAAATCCTGGAGGAATGGCCATAGGAGCTCCGGTATTGTCTCCGAGGGGAGACCTCATCGCCGGACTCATCCTCTCGGGACCGAGATTCAAGTTCGAGGATAAAAGCGAAGATCTCGTGATCCCGGTAATGGAGACGGCCAAGAGGATAGAGAGAAATCTGGCGTAG
- the ybaK gene encoding Cys-tRNA(Pro) deacylase has product MKGNRKTNAVRELERLGISVELLEYEVDEEDLSAVAAASKVSLPIERIFKTLVARGDDPKRDIVMACIPGASELDLKKLAALSGNKRMEMVHLKELLPLTGYVRGGCSPVGAKKGYPVYLDESAVGHETVAISAGQRGLQMILSPEDLIRATDATVGRITR; this is encoded by the coding sequence ATGAAGGGAAACAGAAAGACCAACGCCGTCAGGGAACTGGAGAGGCTGGGGATCTCCGTAGAACTCCTGGAATACGAGGTGGACGAGGAAGACCTCAGCGCCGTAGCCGCGGCGAGCAAGGTGAGCTTACCGATCGAGAGGATATTCAAGACCCTGGTGGCCCGGGGAGACGACCCCAAGAGGGACATCGTGATGGCCTGTATCCCCGGAGCCTCGGAGCTGGACCTGAAAAAACTGGCCGCGCTGAGCGGAAACAAGAGGATGGAGATGGTCCACCTGAAGGAGCTGCTGCCTCTGACGGGCTACGTGCGAGGAGGCTGCTCCCCGGTAGGTGCGAAGAAAGGCTACCCGGTCTACCTGGACGAGAGCGCCGTAGGACACGAGACAGTGGCGATAAGCGCCGGTCAGAGGGGGCTTCAGATGATACTGTCCCCGGAGGACCTGATAAGGGCCACCGACGCCACGGTGGGGAGGATCACCAGATGA
- a CDS encoding polysaccharide deacetylase family protein has protein sequence MRSLFGILKTLLVGSATALMAISAYAASEPPSDMDWGMDLPGIFKGIDTDEKVLALTFDACGKSSYTGEERDYDEELIAFLRKDDIPATLFVNERWVKAHPDEFASLAEDPLFEIGNHGTRHVPLSLTGRSAYGIAGTKNREEVISEVKTCGDTIERSTGKKPRFFRAGTAHYDRASVKIVTELGYVVAGFSVNGDGGATFSADRVRDSVSSVRPGGVVLCHMNHPESGTAEGIRAAVEDLTKRGFRFLTLSELYDMGW, from the coding sequence ATGAGATCCCTCTTCGGGATTCTGAAAACCCTCCTGGTGGGCTCGGCGACGGCCCTCATGGCTATATCGGCCTATGCGGCATCGGAACCGCCCTCGGATATGGACTGGGGCATGGATCTGCCGGGGATATTTAAGGGGATAGACACCGACGAAAAGGTCCTGGCCCTCACCTTCGACGCCTGTGGCAAGAGCTCCTACACCGGAGAAGAAAGGGACTACGACGAAGAGCTCATCGCCTTTTTGAGAAAAGACGATATACCAGCGACCCTCTTCGTAAACGAGCGATGGGTCAAGGCCCATCCGGACGAGTTCGCGTCCCTGGCGGAAGACCCTCTATTCGAGATAGGCAACCACGGGACCAGACACGTGCCTCTTTCCCTGACGGGAAGATCGGCCTACGGCATAGCAGGGACTAAAAATCGGGAAGAGGTTATCTCAGAGGTAAAGACCTGCGGGGACACCATCGAAAGATCGACGGGGAAGAAACCTCGATTCTTCCGGGCCGGAACGGCCCACTACGACAGGGCCTCGGTGAAGATCGTAACGGAGCTGGGATACGTCGTGGCAGGTTTCTCCGTCAACGGCGACGGAGGCGCTACCTTCTCGGCCGATCGGGTCAGAGACAGCGTATCGTCGGTCAGGCCCGGCGGAGTGGTGCTCTGCCACATGAATCACCCCGAGTCCGGCACCGCCGAGGGAATTCGGGCCGCCGTGGAGGATCTCACCAAAAGAGGCTTCCGCTTCCTAACGTTGAGTGAGCTTTACGACATGGGTTGGTAG